The following is a genomic window from Labeo rohita strain BAU-BD-2019 chromosome 11, IGBB_LRoh.1.0, whole genome shotgun sequence.
TATGAAAAATAGAGTAGATATGTATTAATTACAAGTAAAACCCTAGAGGTTCACTGTGCTTAGGCTTCTATAAATGCACACTAATAGCACTTGATTGGATTATGGATTCATATAGAAAAGTAGGTTACCCATAAGCATGTTACATAAAAGTGTGCTTTGCTTTTGCAGTACAACAGGACACTcttctacatatatatataattttttttcttttacatctattcacattaaaaaacagatatttGAATGACTGAAGAAGTATACTTTAAGCATAAAGTAGTTAAAGTGCTATATTTAATATAGTTTCAAgtgaaaaaaatgctaataatgaCACACTAACAGTGCACTTGATTGTACTATTTAAAGACACCATTAACATGTAGTGAAGTATGTCATATAACATAGTTACAATAcaattgaaattatttaatgtataaatatgtgggcaatacattataaatacattgtgtatatatttattacatattattattattattattattattattattattattatgtttgaaataatttataagtatattttatatgtttgatgagtatatttaaaagtgtataaaaGGTGGCTGAATACCTTTATTTTATACAGAGATggtgttaaaagcacattttatttcatattcatgGTGTCACAGAATAACACAGTTGAGTACACTTAGATGTTCATTAGATtaacttaaataatttttagtttattaagtacaaaattagtgcaCGAAATAGAGCACTTTATTTGTTATAACGTTATTTGAATATGATGTCACTTCTCGCTCAGATATTAGAACACAAGTAACGTTCCAGAGGTCATTTACAAGTAAAAAGTTGCAGAATTACAGTTCAACTCAACCTGGAATTCTCTCTCTTCCACTTTTGTTCCTAAAGTAGCGTTACATTACATGGAATCAAACGCTGAAAGGAAGTAGATCTCCAGAAGCTGTATTGATCACCAGCTCTAAACTTAAATCTTGCTACAAACAAATCCAAAGGAAACTATCCCTACTTCCTCCGCAGGTCTCAGACTCTTCACTACTCGTTTTTAAATGTGGACAAGCACAGCCAATGGATGGATTCCCTCATGGAGGCAGCACCTGACGCCAGACCGTCAGACTGCTTGGAtgaagaggaagaagaggaggagtcCACCTCCAACAAATCAGACTACACAGGCCACGTCCTGGCGCTCAACGGCCACAAGAAGTACTTCTGCATATTCAGACCCGTCTTCACAGGGGAGGAAGCCGAATGTAGTAGGTGGTCCGACGAGGATGCGGCGAGCAAAGCCTCGAGGTCCCGGTCAAGTTCCAGACAGAAGGCCACCACTCTGGAGATCCACCACAAACTGGACCGACTGGGTCTGTGGATGGAGAGGCTTATGGAGGGAACTCTGCCGCGGCACTACGTTTCGTCCTGGCCCGGTCTGGACACCATAACGCCGCAGAAATAAGACTCACCTTTGTCCTCGGGCCCATTGCTGGAGGCGTGCTGTAGTGACGTGAAAGATCGTTTCGATCCttactttaaaacatattaagttATTCTGTAAAACGCACTGGTGATGAGTagagttttctttatttaggagcaccatgtgCTCAGCCGACTGCGCTTTAGGGGCAAAAACTCCTTTCCATCTGCAACGTACACCGTTTTTATGTTCGTATGCTTGTTTCATTACTGTATGGATGCCAGTACCCAGATAAAGCCACTCTGTGTAGCTTCCGACAGGGCTAAATGTGTCTTTACACTGCTGGGTATGTGGCGGGTACGACCCACCCTTATAAATTCATCCACGGTTTCAGAAGCAGCTCGTATTAGGATTACTGTTCTGCCTTTTTCCAGTCAGGGTCACTACGTGCATAATAGAAATTAGAAAAACCatcttgagtgtgtgtgtgtgtgtgtgtgtgtgtgtgtgtggaaaagGTTTAGTCAACCTACTCTCCTTATGCAAAATCTAACACCACAAATTTACTAAACCGTGCTGCATGAAAAATCATGTTTCGAAGACTTGAGAAAATACTTAGATTTTACTGGGATTTGTGCATGTGCTGCCTTTCCTCAAAGCCCATActttctttttcatgttttgcaCTTTGATGACTTGCTGAGAATtctttcattcataaatgtaatattttgttcaCTTTAACTGTACTGActttgtatttattcaaaaataataattagaatcttaacatataatttacacatttacataaacattCTTTAACACACATTATTAAGCACCGTTAATACACATAGAGCTTTTTCTGTCCACACAGCAAAACTAGCAAGTATAAATAAGTGGCGATTCAGAACTCGTTTCGAATATTCactttcttcatttttaagtcTTCTGGACCGAAAGACGCAGGCAGCAGCTCCTCAACTGTCATCTCCACATAGGAACCGTCAGGTTTGGACAAATACACATCCCAGTTAGCACCGAACTGTAAaggtgaaaacaaaaatagcacgTTCAACTAGATGcagacaaactttgaagttggcttgagaaagccttgtctgaaagtttgaaataactctgaaaagtttaaatttaattgttGAAATTTGAATCAGCATCTTGTTACCATTATGTAGGATGCTTTAGCCATGttcttagcatgattagcatgttgttaacatgtcattagcaagattttagcataattatcatgttttaaacatgattagcatttcattagcatgtcattagcataataagcatgttgctaacatgttttaacatgattagcatgttgctagcatgattagcgtgtTGCTAGCCtctcactagcatgattttagcatgattatcatgttttaacatgattaacaggtCATTAGCATAagcatgctaacatgttttaacatgattagtgTGATGCTAGTATGTtcttagcattattagcatgtcactagtatgattagcatgttactagcctgtcattagcatgattttaacatgattgtagcatgGTTAGTATgttgataacatgtttttaacatgattagcaggttgctagcatgtcattagcataAGTATGTTTctgacatgtttttaacatgattagcatgttgatagcatgtcattagcataAGCATGCTGcgaacatgttttaacatgatgaGTGTGTTGATAGTATGTtcttagcattattagcatgtcactagcatgattagcatgttactagcctgtcactagcatgattttaacatgattgtagcatgtttttaacatgattagtatgttgataacatgtttttagcatgattagcatgttgctagcatgtcattagcatgattttagcataattatcatgttttaacatgactagcaggttgctagcatctCATTAGCATAATAagtatgttgttaacatgtttttaacatgattagcatgttgttagcatgttcttaacatgattaacatgttgatagcatgtcattagcataataagcatgttgctaacatgtttttaagatgattagcgtgttgctagcatgtcacTCACATGATTAGCCTGTTGCTAGTCTGTGATTAGCATGcttttaacatgattatcatgtttttaGTATGATAAGCATGTtcttagcatgtttttaacatgattagcattttgctaacatcTTAATAAcatgtcattagcatgattagcatgttgctagcatgttagtGTGAGGAAATTAtcttatttacatgtttatagcatgaatAATATGTCCAAACGTtttatagcatgattaaaagttgctaacatgttttaagcatgtttagccttttttagcatgattagcaaggtgctagcatgttttaccaTGATTTAACATATAGCTAACTAATGTGAATGAAACAAATCTGTCTAGAAACcagctaaaacattttttttttagtttttttagtggtttcctgctgaaaaaaaaatagacaccatcacaaaatgtgtaatggttttactggttataatgggacttgtGTTGGTTTTAATagaaactgtaatggaccctgttggtctctactggtaatatGAAAAGCATAAGTCgtatcagttagaaaagatatagcaacctGAGTCAGAATAGTCTGAAGTTTAGTGGTTATAGCTTTAAAAGTCTAGGAGAAGATACACTTTaaaatttagtctcagaagaagaaaaGGTTGTTTAAATAGGGTTTCAGTAAGCTGGCTTTCTCAAGTCAACTTAATGAAACCTAATTGATGTGAAATACTGTGGTAAATCAAACTTGCCTCTCTCATGAATTGCCTGCAGCCACCACAGGGGGAAATGAAGTGCTCACACATATCACTAAAagagcagaagacacttacaATCTCCAAATATGGCACTGGTTAGAAATGTTATGGTGGTAAATTCAGCCACTAGATGGCCTGCTGAATTCAGGGGAAATATACCTGGCAATAGCAATAGCTTTGAAATCCCGGTAGCCCTCTGATACAGCTTTAGAGATGGCAGTTCTCTCAGCGCAGATTCCCAAATTGAAGCAAGCATTTTCCACGTTGCAGcctgatgtaaaaaaaaacaaaaagtttaaatgccCAAGTATGTTCCATCACGCTGTGAACGCATGACAAATATTATGTAAGGTACATCTTGTACTCGTGCTTTGTGCCAGATGTCTATTGGCTGGTCTGGAAGGGGCCTGTCAGTTCAGgagtttttatttactttctgTGATGGCATAAACCTCCTCTCTCGTGTCATTCTTGTGTTACTGGCGTGACAAACATTATGGCCATTAAACAACAAGTGCTGTTTCACTGCAGTTCAAGGCTGTGTCACCTGAACTGAAAGAACAATAATCAACTGAATTACTTAATGGGATTAAAGTGTTATCAGTAGATATGCACAGCATTAGCCTGTTCATACCAACAGAATTATGTATTGCATTTAAATACCATATTACCAGTTTTGGTCAGTGTTTTATAgtgtgcatttttaataaatcagctgttttttttttttgtttttttttgtttgtttgttttttaatatatgctgAATAAGTGAAGTTCAATGAAATacagttttgtattttgaaaaccTGGCATTTGCTCACAATCACAAAATTGTTTTTCCACCCACCttatattatttacatcacTGAAGATTCAAAGAGCAATCTCAAAGTTTCTCAGAGGAATACAATATTTTTGCATTCTCTCATAATAGTTTCAGAagcatttgaaatataatttttatctttcatctcatttttgtcTAATCTATAATACCCATTTCAGTGTTTATAGATTAcatattgtgcattttaataaattcagttCAGGTGATAGCCAGTCATTATTCCTTaggccaaaaaaaatatttttttctagacaaaatatattttacatatacgCTGTAAACAGTGaacttaataaaatacagttttgaaactgaaaatttattttaatacattttaaaatattcaaagtATTTCATGGACATATGAcatgttaatgtattttcttgGATTTAAATATATGGAgggcaaaatattttttaaatattaacacatatattttaaacatttaatttttaattttttttttaaaaaacatacaaaaaatggccaaaagTATACTgtattgacattaaaaaaatatttacgtaaatatattttgaaacatttttgcaaatatatttttggccattttttgtatatttttttagtgcTGCCAAATCGATTCATCGCAATTAATcgaatccaaaataaaagtttatgtttacataatatatgtgcatgtcctgtttatgtttatatttgtattcatatttatgtatgatttatattatatataaatataaatatattttacatttatttcttaaatataatcatgtatgtgtgtatatttatatatgcatgtaaatatacacagcacaggCACATATGTCACGTAAACAGAAACTTTtatttggatgcaattaatcgatttgacagcactgatatttttttaaaatattcacaaatatattttcattttctctgcaagagaatgcaaaagttttgtgcTGCCGTGAGATAATTGGTATTCACTcacaatcaaaaaaaaagtttttccacCAACCttatattatttacatcacTTAAGATTTTAAGAGCAAACTCATAAAGAGAAAGTCATTCAAGCTCGTTTTTACTACTGAGGTGCAAGATGACACCAGTTGTGTTTGTATGAAAAGAGAGAGCGAGTCTGCAGTGTGATatgagagaaataaaaatagtgcCGG
Proteins encoded in this region:
- the cdab gene encoding cytidine deaminase b, whose product is MGDQKMRRELINGLNEHLSGMKELIRNSLEARKFAYCPYSKFRVGAALLTHDGTVFTGCNVENACFNLGICAERTAISKAVSEGYRDFKAIAIASDMCEHFISPCGGCRQFMREFGANWDVYLSKPDGSYVEMTVEELLPASFGPEDLKMKKVNIRNEF